Proteins encoded together in one Mauremys reevesii isolate NIE-2019 linkage group 11, ASM1616193v1, whole genome shotgun sequence window:
- the IFIH1 gene encoding interferon-induced helicase C domain-containing protein 1 isoform X2: MNDSLASQSIILGTSFEDTSLVSESDVSLPDASVSCLNESLGHSSATSGDSDEDNMDKRASPEPELILRDYQMEVAKPALNGENVIICLPTGSGKTRVAVYITKEHLDKKKRASEPGKVIVLVNKVPLVEQHFRKEFNPFLKHWYRVTGLSGDSQLKISFPEVVRKNDVIISTAQILENSLLNATTEDDEEGVQLSDFSLIVIDECHHTQKEAVYNNIMRRYLKEKMKNNRFRKENKPLIPQPQILGLTASPGVGGARTPQKAEEHILKICANLDASRLMTVEEHASQLKDQVKEPYKKFVIADDKRRDPFREKITEIMTEIQNYCHLNPTFEFGTQPYEQWAVKEEKKAAKEENRKERVCAEHLKKYNDALQINDTIRMIDAYNHLNNFYKEEKSKKTTVNEDDDEPIASKLDETDTFLIKLFYAKKKQLKELARKPEYENEKLTQLRNTLMEEFTKTDEARGIIFTKTRQSAFALFQWIKDNTKFEEVGIKAHYLIGAGHNSEFKPMTQNEQREIISKFRAGNVNLLIATTVAEEGLDIKECNIVIRYGLVTNEIAMVQARGRARADESTYVLVASGGSGAVERENVNIFREQMMYKAIRRVQRMRQEEYLNKIQGFQMQSIMEKKMKAKRDQLKTYKENPSLITFLCKNCHKLKCSGEDIQVIENMHHVNVKKDFQDLYSIRENKTLQEKHADYQTNGEIICKDCGQAWGNMMVHKGVDLPCLKIRNFVVVFKDKKTSNKIFKKWGELPIKFPVFDYSEHYVSSDED, from the exons AGTCTGATGTCAGTTTGCCAGATGCAAGTGTCAGTTGCTTAAATGAAAGCTTGGGACACAGTAGCGCCACAAGTGGCGATTCAG ATGAGGACAATATGGACAAAAGAGCTTCCCCTGAACCAGAGCTGATTCTCAGAGATTACCAGATGGAGGTTGCGAAACCAGCACTGAATGGGGAGAACGTTATAATATGTCTCCCTACAGGCAGTGGTAAAACCAGAGTGGCTGTTTACATTACCAAAGAGCATTTGGATAAGAAGAAAAGAGCATCAGAGCCTGGAAAAGTTATAGTACTTGTGAATAAG GTACCATTAGTGGAGCAGCATTTCAGAAAAGAGTTCAATCCATTCCTAAAGCATTGGTATCGGGTTACTGGATTAAGCGGTGATTCTCAGCTGAAAATCTCCTTTCCTGAAGTTGTAAGAAAGAATGATGTCATTATCAGTACTGCCCAGATCCTTGAGAATTCACTGCTGAATGCAACCACAGAAGATGATGAAGAAGGTGTCCAGTTATCAG ACTTTTCTCTCATTGTTATTGATGAATGCCATCACACCCAGAAGGAGGCCGTCTATAACAATATAATGCGAcgttatttaaaagaaaagatgaaaaacaatagattcagaaaagaaaacaaaccccTGATTCCACAGCCTCAGATCCTGGGACTAACTGCTTCACCTGGTGTAGGAGGGGCAAGAACTCCTCAGAAAGCTGAAGAACATATTCTGAAA ATTTGTGCTAATCTTGATGCATCTAGACTCATGACTGTTGAAGAACATGCCTCCCAGCTGAAAGATCAGGTGAAGGAACCATATAAGAAGTTCGTGATTGCAGATGACAAAAGAAGG GATCCCTTCAGAGAGAAAATTACAGAAATCATGACAGAAATTCAAAATTATTGTCACCTTAACCCAACATTTGAATTTGGAACTCAGCCCTATGAACAGTGGGCGGTTAAAGAGGAGAAAAAAg CTGCAAAAGAAGAAAACCGTAAAGAACGTGTTTGTGCGGAGCATTTAAAGAAATATAATGATGCCCTGCAAATTAATGACACTATCCGAATGATTGATGCATACAACCACCTCAATAACTTCTATAAGGAGGAGAAAAGCAAGAAAACAACAGTaaatgaagatgatgatgaaccAATAGCATCAAAACTAGATGAAACAGATACGTTTCTGATAAAGTTATTTTACG caAAAAAGAAACAGCTGAAAGAGTTGGCTAGAAAGCCGGAATATGAAAATGAGAAGCTGACACAATTGCGAAACACCTTAATGGAGGAGTTTACAAAGACTGATGAAGCTAGAGGAATTATCTTCACAAAGACTCGGCAAAGTGCATTTGCCCTTTTTCAGTGGATTAAGGACAACACAAAATTTGAAGAAGTGGGAATTAAAGCTCACTACCTTATTGGAGCTGGGCATAACAGTGAATTTAAACCCATGACTCAG AAtgaacaaagggaaataatcagTAAATTTCGTGCTGGAAACGTCAACCTACTTATTGCTACTACTGTGGCTGAAGAAGGCCTGGATATCAAAGAGTGTAACATAGTTATCCGCTATGGTCTTGTCACCAATGAAATAGCTATGGTGCAG GCCCGGGGTCGAGCTCGAGCTGATGAGAGCACCTATGTACTGGTGGCATCAGGTGGATCGGGAGCTGTTGAACGTGAAAATGTTAATATATTTCGTGAGCAAATGATGTATAAAGCTATTCGACGTGTCCAAAGGATGCGACAGGAGGAATATTTAAATAAG ATTCAGGGCTTTCAGATGCAAAgtataatggaaaaaaaaatgaaggcgaAGAGAGATCAGCTTAAGACTTACAAGGAAAATCCATCACTAATAACTTTCCTTTGCAAAAATTGCCACAAACTGAAATGTTCTGGGGAAGACATACAAGTTATAGAAAACATGCATCATGTCAATGTGAAAAAGGACTTCCA GGACCTTTACAGCATAAGAGAAAATAAAACACTGCAAGAAAAACATGCCGATTACCAAACAAATGGTGAAATTATCTGCAAAGACTGTGGGCAA GCTTGGGGAAATATGATGGTGCACAAAGGTGTAGACCTGCCTTGCTTAAAGATCAGAAATTTTGTAGTTGTGTTCAAGGATAAGAAAACCTcaaacaaaattttcaaaaaatgggGAGAGCTACCAATCAAGTTCCCTGTCTTTGATTATTCAGAGCATTATGTTTCCAGTGATGAAGATTAA